Proteins encoded within one genomic window of Canis lupus familiaris isolate Mischka breed German Shepherd chromosome 12, alternate assembly UU_Cfam_GSD_1.0, whole genome shotgun sequence:
- the ZNF292 gene encoding zinc finger protein 292 isoform X2, which translates to MENGSCELHFLATLAQETGVWKNPVLCTILSQEPLDKDKVNEFLAFEGPILLDMRIKHLIKTNQLSQATALAKLCSDHPEIGTKGSFKQTYLVCLCTSSPNEKLIEEISEVDCKDALEMICNLESEGDEKSALVLCTAFLSRQLQQGDMYCAWELTLFWSKLQQRVEPSIQVYLERCRQLSLLTKTVYHIFFLIKVINSETEGAGLATCIELCVKALRLESTENTEVKISICKTISCLLPDDLEVKRACQLSEFLIEPTVDAYYAVEMLYNQPDQKYDEENLPIPNSLRCELLLVLKTQWPFDPEFWDWKTLKRQCLALMGEEASIVSSIDELNDSEVYEKVVDYQEESKETSMNGLSGGIGANSGLLKDICDEKQKKREIKQLRERGFISARFRNWQAYMQYCVLCDKEFLGHRIVRHAQKHYKDGIYSCPICAKNFNSKETFVPHVTLHVKQSSKERLAAMKPLRRLGRPPKITTTNENQKTNAVAKQEQRPIKKNSLYSTDFIVFNDNDGSDDENDDKDKSYEPEVIPVQKPVPVNEFNCPVTFCKKGFKYFKNLIAHVKGHKDNEDAKRFLEMQSKKVICQYCRRHFVSVTHLNDHLQMHCGSKPYICIQMKCKAGFNSYAELLTHRKEHQVFRAKCMFPKCGRIFSEAYLLYDHEAQHYNTYTCKFTGCGKVYRSQSELEKHLDDHSTPEKVLPPEDQLNSSGDCVQPSKVNQDTEVSIEKERSVLPSENNIENTLPADKSDAWDKSKTESAVTKQDQISVSELRQADGPLSNGLENPVTTPLLQASEVAVSIKVSLNQGIEDNFGKQENSTVEGTGESLVTNLHTPVGDTCNDLCRPGFQERKEQDCFNEAQITQNSLVNSETLKIGDLTPQNLERQVNNLMTFSVQNQTGFQNSLPASKFECGGNVKTSSSLYNLPLKTLESITFVPPQPNPSSSLGTPSVPPKAPVQKFSCQVEGCTRTYNSSQSIGKHMKTAHPDQYAAFKMQRKSKKGQKSNNLNTPNNGKFVYFLPSQVSSSNSAFFTSQTKANGNPTCSNQLQHVSPSIFPAHLTSVSTPLLPSVESVINPNIPSQDKNEQGGGIICSQMENLSTTTLPAQMEDLTKTVLPLNIDSGSDPFLPLPAESSSMSLFPSPADSGANSVFSQLENNTNHFSSQIEGNTNSSFLKGGNGENAVFPSQVNVANDFNSTSAQQSAPEKVKKDRGRGPNGKERKPKHNKRAKWPAIIRDGKFICSRCYRAFTNPRSLGGHLSKRSYCKPLDGAEIAQELLQNNGQPSLLASMILSTNAVNLQQPQQSTFNPEACFKDPSFLQLLAAENRSSTFLPNTFPRTGVTSFSTNVSQEGSEIIKQALETAGIPSTFEGAEMLSHVPTGCVSDAAQVNATVMPNPAVPPLLQTVCHPNPLLTNQNRTPNSKTPSIEECSSLPVFPTNDLLLKTVENGLCSSSFPNSSGPSQTFTSNSSRVSVISGPQSTRSSHLNKKGNSASKRRKKVVPPLIAPNASQNLVTSDLTAMGLIAKSIEIPTSNLHSNVIPNCEPQGLVENLTQKLNNVDNQLFITDVKENFKTNLESHTVLAPLTLKTENGDSQMMALNSCTTSINSDLQISEDNVIQNFEKTLEIIKSAMNSQILEVKSGSHGVGETSQNAQINYNIQLPSVNTVQNNKLPDSSQFSSFIGVMPAKNNIPSSEVLHKEDQIQEILEGLQKLKLENDLSTPAPQCVLINTSVTLTPTPVKPNPNVTVVQPVSEIISNIQFSDKVNKPFVCQNQGCNYSAMTKDALFKHYGKIHQYTPEMILEIKKNQLKFAPFKCVVPTCTKTFTRNSNLRAHCQLVHHFTTEEMVKLKIKRPYGRKTQSENLSSPRITQVKRQLTVTEENKREFQPTLDLGAIKENSLSNVAVIPEKQLPEKKSPEKTESSLQVITVTSEQCNTNSLTNIQTKGRKIRRHKKEKEEKKRKKPVSDSLEFPTRYSPYRPYRCVHQGCFAAFTIQQNLILHYQAVHKSDLPAFSAEVEEESEAGKESEEIETKQTVKEFRCQVSDCSRIFQAITGLIQHYMKLHEMTPEEIESMTASVDVGKFPCDQLECKSSFTTYLNYVVHLEADHGIGIRGSKTEEDGIYKCDCEGCDRIYATRSNLLRHIFNKHNDKHKAHLIRPRRLTPGQENMSSKANQEKTKSKYRGTKHRSGKEGIKMPKTKRKKKNNLENKTAKIVQIEENKPYSLKRGKHVYSIKARNDALSECTSRFVTQYPCMIKGCTSVVTSESNIIRHYKCHKLSKAFTSQHRNLLIVFKRCCNSQLKDTSEQESDKSDVKNSDACVSESNDNSRTATVPQKEIEKKEKDEMDELTELFITKLINEDNASVETQAHTSSNVSNDFQENNPCQSEKQKTSNLKRVNKEKNVSLNKKRKVEKAEPASTVELSSTHKEEETAVAIQTTEEHPASFDWSSFKPMGFEVSFLKFLEESAVKQKKNSDKDHPNSGNKKGSHSNSRKNIDKTAVTSGNHVCACKESETFVQFANPSQLQCSDNVKIVLDKTLKDCTELVLKQLQEMKPTVSLKKLEVHSNDPDVSVMKEISMGKATGRGQY; encoded by the coding sequence ACTGAAGGGGCTGGACTTGCCACCTGTATAGAACTATGTGTAAAAGCTCTTCGTTTGGAATCTACAGAAAATACTGAAGTGAAAATATCTATTTGCAAGACCATTTCATGCTTGTTGCCTGATGATCTGGAAGTTAAACGTGCTTGTCAACTGAGTGAATTTCTTATTGAGCCTACAGTAGATGCATATTATGCTGTGGAAATGTTGTATAATCAACCAGACCAGAAATATGATGAAGAGAATCTTCCAATACCAAATTCTCTGCGCTGTGAGCTCTTACTTGTATTGAAAACTCAGTGGCCCTTTGATCCAGAATTCTGGGATTGGAAAACATTAAAACGACAATGTCTTGCATTAATGGGGGAAGAAGCATCTATTGTGTCTTCAATAGATGAACTAAATGACAGTGAAGTTTATGAGAAAGTAGTGGACTACCAAGAAGAGAGTAAAGAAACTTCTATGAATGGACTTTCTGGTGGAATTGGTGCTAATTCTGGCCTTCTTAAAGACATCTGTGATgaaaagcagaagaagagagaaataaaacaattaagagaGAGGGGATTTATTTCTGCTAGGTTTAGGAATTGGCAAGCCTACATGCAGTATTGTGTGCTATGTGACAAAGAATTCCTTGGTCATAGAATAGTACGACATGCTCAAAAACACTATAAAGATGGGATTTACAGTTGCCCTATATGTGCAAAGAACTTTAATTCTAAAGAAACTTTTGTCCCTCATGTCACATTGCATGTTAAACAATCTAGTAAAGAGAGACTAGCAGCTATGAAACCATTAAGAAGATTGGGGAGGCCACCTAAAATCACAACTACCAATGAGAATCAGAAGACTAATGCTGTGGCTAAGCAGGAACAGCGACCTATAAAAAAGAATAGTCTCTATTCAACAGATTTCATAGTATTTAATGACAATGATGGTTCAGATGATGAAAATGATGACAAAGATAAATCTTATGAACCAGAAGTGATCCCAGTCCAGAAACCAGTACCCGTTAATGAATTTAATTGCCCTGTAACTTTTTGTAAGAAGGGctttaagtactttaaaaatttaattgctCATGTAAAGGGGCATAAGGATAATGAAGATGCCAAGCGCTTTCttgaaatgcaaagcaaaaaagTTATTTGCCAGTACTGTAGACGGCATTTTGTAAGTGTTACTCATCTTAATGATCACCTACAAATGCATTGTGGTAGTAAACCATATATCTGTATACAGATGAAATGTAAGGCTGGTTTTAATAGTTATGCAGAGCTCTTAACACACCGAAAGGAACATCAAGTCTTTAGAGCAAAGTGTATGTTTCCTAAGTGTGGCAGAATTTTTTCAGAAGCTTATTTACTGTATGATCATGAAGCACAGCATTATAATACCTATACTTGTAAGTTCACAGGTTGTGGTAAAGTTTATCGTTCTCAGAGTGAGCTAGAAAAGCATCTGGATGATCACAGTACTCCCGAAAAAGTGTTGCCTCCTGAAGACCAACTTAATTCATCTGGAGATTGTGTTCAGCCTTCTAAAGTGAATCAGGACACAGAAGTGAGCATCGAGAAAGAGAGATCTGTGCTTCcttcagaaaataatattgaaaataccTTACCAGCAGATAAAAGTGATGCTTGggataaaagcaaaacagaatcaGCTGTGACCAAACAAGACCAGATTTCTGTATCAGAGCTCAGGCAAGCTGATGGACCATTGTCAAATGGTTTGGAAAACCCTGTGACTACTCCTCTGCTTCAGGCCAGTGAAGTAGCTGTGTCCATTAAAGTGTCCCTCAATCAGGGGATTGAGGATAACTTTGGAAAGCAAGAAAACTCCACTGTGGAAGGCACTGGTGAATCACTGGTCACAAACTTACATACACCAGTTGGAGATACCTGTAATGATTTGTGTCGTCCaggttttcaagaaagaaaagaacaggattGCTTTAATGAAGCCCAGATTACTCAGAATTCTTTAGTAAATTCAGAAACCCTCAAAATAGGTGACCTTACCCCACAAAACTTAGAAAGACAAGTGAATAACCTGATGACCTTTTCTGTGCAAAATCAGACAGGATTTCAAAACAGTTTACCAGCTTCCAAGTTTGAATGTGGAGGTAATGTTAAAACATCATCCAGTCTTTATAATTTACCTCTTAAGACATTGGAAAGTATCACATTTGTTCCACCGCAGCCCAACCCAAGTAGTTCTTTAGGAACTCCATCAGTGCCTCCAAAAGCGCCAGTTCAGAAATTCAGTTGCCAGGTCGAGGGATGTACTCGAACCTATAATTCTTCACAGAGTATTGGGAAACACATGAAGACTGCACACCCTGACCAGTATGCTGCATTTAAAATGCAGCGGAAAAGTAAAAAAGGTCAGAAATCTAACAACTTAAATACACCAAATAATggaaagtttgtttattttttgccatcACAGGTGAGCAGCTCTAACAGTGCATTTTTTACATCACAGACCAAAGCCAATGGGAATCCTACTTGTTCAAATCAGTTGCAGCATGTCTCGCCTTCCATTTTTCCAGCTCATTTAACAAGTGTGTCAACTCCACTGTTGCCCTCAGTGGAAAGTGTCATAAATCCAAATATACCTTCTCAGGATAAAAATGAACAAGGTGGTGGTATTATATGTTCCCAAATGGAAAATTTATCTACTACTACCTTGCCAGCACAAATGGAAGATCTAACCAAAACAGTTTTGCCTTTGAATATTGACAGTGGCTCAgatcctttccttcctttgcctGCAGAAAGTAGTTCAATGTCTCTCTTCCCTTCACCAGCAGATAGTGGGGCTAATTCTGTTTTTTCCCAACtggaaaataatacaaatcatttttcttcacaGATTGAAGGAAACACTAATTCCTCTTTTCTGAAGGGAGGTAATGGTGAAAATGCAGTTTTTCCTTCACAAGTCAATGTTGCAAATGATTTTAATAGCACCAGTGCCCAACAGTCTGcacctgaaaaagttaaaaaagaccGTGGGCGGGGcccaaatggaaaggaaagaaaacccaagCACAACAAAAGGGCTAAATGGCCTGCAATTATCAGAGATGGAAAATTTATCTGTAGCAGGTGTTACAGGGCTTTTACtaatcccaggtctctgggtgGACACTTGTCTAAGCGATCTTACTGTAAACCACTGGATGGAGCAGAAATTGCTCAAGAACTTCTACAGAATAATGGACAGCCTTCTCTTCTTGCCAGCATGATTCTCTCCACAAATGCAGTAAATTTGCAGCAGCCACAACAGTCTACCTTCAATCCAGAAGCATGTTTTAAAGATCCATCATTCCTGCAACTTCTTGCTGCTGAAAATCGCTCATCAACATTTTTACCAAATACATTTCCTCGGACTGGTGTGACTAGCTTTAGTACCAATGTCAGTCAAGAAGGAAGTGAGATTATTAAACAGGCTTTGGAAACTGCTGGCATCCCCAGTACATTTGAGGGTGCCGAAATGCTTTCTCATGTTCCAACAGGTTGTGTTTCAGATGCAGCACAAGTAAATGCAACAGTGATGCCAAATCCAGCTGTGCCACCTCTGTTGCAGACTGTATGCCACCCAAACCCCCTGCTGACAAACCAGAATAGGACACCAAACTCCAAAACTCCCTCCATTGAGGAATGCAGCAGTTTGCCTGTTTTCCCAACAAATGACTTACTGCTGAAGACTGTTGAAAATGGTTTGTGTTCTAGTTCATTCCCTAATTCTAGTGGGCCATCACAAACTTTTACCAGTAATAGTTCACGTGTTTCAGTTATAAGTGGTCCTCAGAGCACGAGATCtagtcatttaaataaaaagggaaacagTGCTtcgaagagaagaaagaaagttgTTCCTCCCCTAATTGCACCTAATGCTTCCCAAAACTTGGTAACAAGTGACTTAACAGCAATGGGACTTATAGCAAAGAGTATTGAGATACCAACTAGTAACCTCCATTCAAATGTAATTCCAAATTGTGAGCCTCAGGGTTTGGTGGAAAACCTaacacagaaattaaataatgttGACAATCAGTTATTTATTACTGATgtgaaagaaaactttaaaaccaaTCTTGAGTCCCATACGGTGTTAGCTCCTTTaacattaaaaactgaaaatggtGATTCCCAAATGATGGCTTTGAATTCATGCACAACTTCAATAAATTCCGATTTGCAGATTTCTGAAGATAATGTTATACAAAACTTTGAAAAGACTCTTGAAATTATTAAAAGTGCTATGAATTCTCAAATACTTGAGGTAAAAAGTGGATCTCACGGTGTTGGTGAAACATCACAGAATGctcaaataaattataacattCAGCTTCCTTCAGTAAACACTGTGCAAAATAACAAGTTACCTGATTCTTCTCAGTTTTCCTCCTTTATAGGTGTAATGCCAGCAAAAAATAACATTCCTTCATCTGAAGTATTACATAAGGAAGATCAAATACAGGAAATTTTAGAAGGCttgcagaaattaaaattagaaaatgaccTGTCCACTCCAGCACCCCAGTGTGTACTAATAAATACATCAGTGACACTGACTCCCACTCCTGTTAAACCAAATCCAAATGTCACAGTTGTTCAGCCAGTTTCTGAAATTATAAGCAACATTCAGTTTAGTGACAAAGTTAATAAACCCTTTGTGTGTCAAAACCAAGGCTGTAATTACAGTGCAATGACAAAGGATGCTTTATTTAAGCACTATGGTAAGATTCATCAGTACACTCCAGAGATGATTCTTGAAATTAAGAAGAATCAGTTGAAATTTGCCCCATTTAAATGTGTAGTACCTACCTGTACAAAAACATTTACAAGGAACTCTAATCTCCGGGCACACTGCCAGTTGGTCCATCATTTTACAACGGAAGAAATggtaaagttaaaaataaaaaggccttaTGGAAGAAAAACTCAGAGTGAAAATTTGTCATCCCCACGAATTACACAAGTAAAAAGACAGCTAACTGtgacagaggaaaataaaagggaattccAACCAACTTTAGACTTGGGAGCAATAAAGGAAAATTCCCTCAGTAATGTAGCAGTGATCCCAGAAAAACaacttcctgaaaaaaaaagtcctgaaaaaACAGAAAGCTCCTTGCAAGTGATCACAGTTACTTCAGAACAATGTAATACAAATTCTCTCACAAACATACAAACCAAAGGACGGAAAATTAgaagacataaaaaggaaaaggaggagaaaaaacgCAAGAAGCCAGTTTCTGATTCCCTTGAGTTTCCAACAAGATACAGTCCCTACAGACCTTACCGATGTGTTCACCAGGGTTGCTTTGCCGCTTTTACTATACAGCAAAACTTAATTCTGCATTACCAGGCTGTACACAAATCAGATCTACCTGCATTTTCTGCAGAGGTTGAAGAAGAAAGTGAAGCTGgtaaagaaagtgaagaaattgAAACTAAACAGACTGTGAAAGAATTTCGGTGTCAGGTGAGTGACTGTTCCCGAATTTTCCAAGCAATTACTGGCCTGATACAACACTACATGAAACTTCATGAAATGACTCCTGAGGAAATTGAAAGTATGACTGCTTCTGTGGATGTTGGGAAATTTCCATGTGACCAGTTAGAGTGTAAATCTTCATTTACCACATATTTGAACTATGTTGTTCATCTTGAGGCAGATCATGGAATTGGGATAAGGGGAAGTAAAACTGAAGAAGATGGCATATACAAGTGTGACTGTGAAGGCTGTGACCGTATATATGCAACTCGGTCAAATCTCCTCCGacacatttttaataagcataaTGACAAGCATAAAGCTCATTTGATTCGGCCAAGAAGATTAACACCTGGTCAGGAAAATATGTCAAGCaaggcaaaccaagaaaagaCAAAGTCTAAATATCGGGGAACAAAACACAGATCTGGAAAGGAAGGAATCAAAATGCCTAAAacaaaacgaaagaaaaaaaataatttagaaaacaagacTGCAAAAATTGtgcaaattgaagaaaataagCCTTATTCTCTGAAACGTGGAAAGCACGTATATTCCATAAAGGCTAGAAATGATGCCTTATCTGAGTGTACAAGCAGATTTGTAACCCAGTATCCATGTATGATAAAGGGGTGTACATCAGTTGTTACAAGTGAAAGCAATATAATTAGACATTATAAATGCCATAAATTATCAAAGGCATTTACATCACAACACCGAAATCTTCTCATTGTCTTCAAGCGGTGTTGCAACTCACAATTAAAGGACACTTCTGAGCAAGAAAGTGATAAGAGTGATGTGAAAAATTCTGATGCATGTGTATCAGAGAGCAATGATAACTCTAGAACAGCTACAGTTCCAcagaaggaaattgaaaaaaaagaaaaagatgaaatggaTGAGCTAACAgaattatttattacaaaattaataaatgaagacAATGCAAGTGTGGAGACCCAAGCTCATACCTCTTCAAATGTAAGTAatgattttcaggaaaataaccCATGCcagtcagaaaaacaaaaaacaagtaatttgaagagagttaataaagaaaaaaatgtctccctaaataaaaagagaaaagttgaaaaaGCAGAACCAGCATCAACAGTTGAGTTAAGTAGTACacataaagaagaagaaactgcTGTTGCAATTCAAACAACAGAGGAGCATCCTGCATCTTTTGACTGGAGCTCATTTAAACCAATGGGATTTGAAGTATCCTTTCTGAAGTTTCTTGAGGAGTCTGcagtgaagcagaagaaaaattctGATAAAGACCATCCAAATAGTGGGAACAAGAAAGGATCCCAttcaaattcaagaaaaaatattgataagaCTGCTGTGACTAGTGGAAATCATGTGTGTGCTTGTAAAGAAAGTGAAACCTTTGTACAGTTTGCCAATCCATCACAGCTTCAGTGCAGTGATAatgtaaaaattgttttagaCAAGACTCTTAAAGATTGCACTGAACTTGTGTTAAAGCAACTTCAGGAAATGAAACCTACCGTCAGTCTGAAAAAACTTGAAGTACATTCAAATGATCCAGATGTGTCTGTTATGAAAGAAATTAGTATGGGTAAAGCCACAGGGAGAGGGCAGTACTGA